A single genomic interval of Candidatus Methylomirabilota bacterium harbors:
- a CDS encoding acetyl-CoA C-acyltransferase has translation MKDAVIVAAVRTAVGKAPRGTLCATPPTAMAAAVIADLMKRAPGLAPDEVEDVIIGCAFPEAEQGMNMARVAALRAGLPYTVPGQTVNRFCSSGLQTIAIAAERIMAGFADVIIAGGAESMSLVPMSGNTYAPDPYLAEQYPAVYISMGNSAENLVRAYQVSREEQDSFALQSHLKAAAAIREGRFEGEIVPLTIAKKTFRVKDQPYSATDEVIFATDEGVRFDTSAEALAKLPPVFHKSGTITAGNSSQTSDGAAAVLVMSRQKARQLDLTPLAQFRAFAVAGVPPDLMGIGPVEAVPRALKLAGLSLDQIDLIELNEAFAAQALAVIRELKLPLERVNVNGGAVALGHPLGCSGAKLTATLLYEMQRRKSRYGMVTMCIGGGMGAAGIFERV, from the coding sequence ATGAAAGACGCGGTGATTGTGGCGGCGGTGAGAACAGCGGTGGGCAAGGCGCCGCGCGGTACACTCTGTGCCACACCTCCTACAGCCATGGCGGCGGCTGTCATCGCCGACCTGATGAAGCGCGCGCCGGGATTAGCACCTGATGAGGTTGAGGATGTGATCATCGGCTGCGCCTTTCCGGAGGCCGAACAGGGCATGAATATGGCGAGGGTAGCGGCCTTACGGGCGGGGCTCCCATATACCGTTCCGGGGCAGACGGTCAACCGCTTCTGCTCCTCAGGACTCCAGACCATCGCCATAGCGGCTGAACGCATTATGGCCGGCTTTGCCGACGTCATCATCGCCGGCGGCGCCGAAAGTATGAGTCTGGTTCCGATGAGCGGAAATACCTACGCACCCGATCCCTACCTCGCTGAGCAGTATCCGGCTGTCTACATTTCCATGGGAAACAGCGCCGAAAACCTCGTTCGCGCCTACCAGGTGAGTCGAGAGGAGCAGGATAGCTTCGCGCTCCAGAGCCACCTCAAGGCGGCCGCCGCCATCCGGGAGGGACGATTTGAGGGCGAGATCGTCCCGCTCACCATTGCAAAGAAGACATTTCGCGTGAAGGACCAGCCATACAGCGCAACTGACGAGGTCATCTTCGCCACTGACGAAGGCGTTCGCTTCGACACCTCCGCCGAGGCGCTTGCCAAGCTCCCGCCGGTCTTCCACAAGAGCGGCACCATCACCGCCGGCAATTCGTCTCAGACCAGCGACGGCGCAGCCGCAGTGTTAGTGATGTCGCGACAAAAAGCGCGGCAGTTGGATCTGACACCGCTCGCGCAATTCCGGGCATTCGCCGTCGCGGGCGTGCCGCCGGATCTCATGGGGATCGGGCCGGTCGAGGCGGTTCCCAGAGCGCTTAAGCTGGCCGGCCTTTCACTCGACCAGATCGACCTGATCGAGCTGAACGAAGCGTTTGCAGCCCAGGCGCTTGCCGTCATTCGCGAACTGAAACTGCCCCTTGAGCGAGTGAACGTGAACGGCGGCGCCGTCGCCCTGGGCCACCCTCTCGGCTGCAGCGGCGCGAAACTGACGGCGACGCTGCTGTATGAGATGCAGCGACGAAAATCCCGCTACGGGATGGTTACGATGTGCATCGGCGGAGGGATGGGCGCAGCCGGCATCTTCGAGAGGGTATAG